From the Fusobacterium sp. IOR10 genome, the window TTAGAAGATATCTTCCTAGGCACGCTAGTGTTGATGGAGCTTCTTTTATACTTGGTTTCTCTATGAAATTTTCCACTGCAACTGTTTTTTCATCTAAGGTTACACCTGGTTTTACTATTCCATATTTGCATACATCTTTTTCATTAACATTTTGTACTCCTAGTACACTTGCTCCATATTTTTCATATGTTTCTATTAATTGAGAAGTTGCTGTTTTCCCCTCTGTATGAACTATATCATCACCTAGAGCTATTATAAATGGATCATTTCCTATAAATGGTTTTGCCTTTAATATTGCATGGCCTAACCCAAGAGGATGAGTTTGCCTAACATAAAATATATTAGCTAAATTTGATAAATATCTAACTTTTTCAAGTAATTTATACTTTCCTTGTTCCTTTAAAGTTTCTTCTAATTCAAAGGAATAATCAAAATGATCTTCTATTGAATTTTTATTTCTTCCTGTTATTATTACTATGTCTGTTATTCCTGATTTCACTAACTCTTCAACTATATATTGAAGGGATGGCTTATCAACTATCACAAGCATCTCTTTAGGTTGAGCTTTTGTTGCTGGTAGTACTCTTGTCCCTAGCCCTGCTGCAGGTATAACTGCTTTAGTTACCTTCCTCATTTCTCCCTCCTAAATCATTACTTATTTTTCTTTTCATACATTTTTTTATAATAATTTTTATACTCTCCATTGATAATGTTTTCCCACCAAGAAGTGTTGTCTAAATACCATTTAATTGTCTTTTTTATTCCTTCATTAAATGAAGTTTCAGGTTCCCAGTTTAATTCATTTTTTATCTTTGTAGGATCAATTGCATATCTCATATCGTGACCTGGTCTGTCTGTTACATATTTTATTAAATCTTCTGATTTTCCAAGTTCTTTTAAAATTGTTTTAACAACTTCCAAATTAGTTTTTTCATTGTGTCCACCAATATTATAAACTTCTCCAATTTTTCCATTATGTATTATCTTATCTATTCCTATACAGTGATCTTGAACATAAAGCCAATCCCTTACATTTTCTCCCTTTCCATATACAGGTAAATCTTTATCATTTAATGCATTTGCAATTATCAATGGTATTAATTTTTCTGGAAAATGATAAGGACCATAATTATTAGAACATCTTGAAATTGTTACTGGAACTTTAAATGTTCTATAATATGATTGCACTAATAAATCAGCTGAAGCCTTTGAAGCAGAGTATGGACTTGAAGTATGGATTGGTGTTTCCTCTGTAAAAAATAAATCAGTTCTATCCAAGGGTAAATCCCCATAAACTTCATCTGTCGAAACTTGATGATATCTCTTTATTCCATATTTTTTACAAGCATCTAGTAAAACCCCTGTTCCTAAAACATTAGTTTTTAAAAATATTTCAGGATCTTCTATGGATCTATCCACATGACTTTCTGCAGCGAAATTAACTATAATATCTGGTTTTTCTTCCTGAAAAAGATTATAAATAAAAGATCTATCTGCAATATCTCCTTGTATAAACTTAAAATTATTATTTGACATAACAGACTCTAAAGTAGCTAGATTTCCAGCGTAAGTTAATTTATCTAAGCATATTATTTTATAGTTATTATATTTTTTCAACATATAGTGGACAAAATTCCCACCTATGAATCCAGCTCCACCTGTTACAATTATTTTCATAAATTACTCTCCTTTAAATTTTTCCATTAGCAACTTTTAAAAGATATTGTCCATAATTAGATTTTCCATATATTTTAGCAGCACTTAATAGTCTTTCTTTATTTATCCACCCATTAGCATAGGCTATTTCCTCTAGTGAAGCAATTTGAACATCTTGCCTAGTTTCTATTACCTTTATGAATTCTGATGCCTCAGATAATGAATCAACAGTTCCAGTATCTAACCAAGCATAACCTCTTCCAAGAGTAACTACATTTAAAGACCCATCTTCCAAATACATTTTATTTAAATCTGTAATTTCAAGTTCTCCCCTTTTTGATGGTTTAACTTTTTTAGCAAATTCAACAACTCTATTATCATAAAAATATAGCCCTGTAACACAATAATTAGATTTAGGATTTTCAGGTTTTTCCTCTATGGATATAGCCTTTCCATTTCCATCCATTTCAACTATTCCAAATCTTTCAGGATCAGGTACATAATATCCGAAAATAGTAGCCCCATTTTTATTAGAAACTGCGCTAGCTAACTTTCCTCTTAAATTTGCACCATAGAATATATTGTCACCTAAGATTAAAGCACAAGAATCATTTCCTATAAATTCCTCTCCAATTATAAAAGCTTGAGCAAGACCATCAGGACTAGGTTGTTCTTTGTAACTTAAATTTATCCCGTACTTGCTTCCATCACCAAGTAATCTTCTAAAGTTTGGTAAATCATCTGGTGTTGAAATTATTAATATATCTTTTATTCCTGCAAACATAAGAATTGAAAGTGGATAAAAAATCATTGGTTTATCGTATACAGGTAGAAGCTGTTTAGAAGTTACCATTGTTAATGGATAAAGTCTTGTTCCAGATCCCCCTGCAAGTATTATTCCTTTCATAACTTCCTCCCATATAAAAATAGCCTTTATACTTTTATGCATGTATAAAAGCTATTTTGTTTATTTTAAAATAATATCACATATTTTATCTACT encodes:
- a CDS encoding UTP--glucose-1-phosphate uridylyltransferase; this translates as MRKVTKAVIPAAGLGTRVLPATKAQPKEMLVIVDKPSLQYIVEELVKSGITDIVIITGRNKNSIEDHFDYSFELEETLKEQGKYKLLEKVRYLSNLANIFYVRQTHPLGLGHAILKAKPFIGNDPFIIALGDDIVHTEGKTATSQLIETYEKYGASVLGVQNVNEKDVCKYGIVKPGVTLDEKTVAVENFIEKPSIKEAPSTLACLGRYLL
- the rfbA gene encoding glucose-1-phosphate thymidylyltransferase RfbA, with the protein product MKGIILAGGSGTRLYPLTMVTSKQLLPVYDKPMIFYPLSILMFAGIKDILIISTPDDLPNFRRLLGDGSKYGINLSYKEQPSPDGLAQAFIIGEEFIGNDSCALILGDNIFYGANLRGKLASAVSNKNGATIFGYYVPDPERFGIVEMDGNGKAISIEEKPENPKSNYCVTGLYFYDNRVVEFAKKVKPSKRGELEITDLNKMYLEDGSLNVVTLGRGYAWLDTGTVDSLSEASEFIKVIETRQDVQIASLEEIAYANGWINKERLLSAAKIYGKSNYGQYLLKVANGKI
- the rfbB gene encoding dTDP-glucose 4,6-dehydratase, encoding MKIIVTGGAGFIGGNFVHYMLKKYNNYKIICLDKLTYAGNLATLESVMSNNNFKFIQGDIADRSFIYNLFQEEKPDIIVNFAAESHVDRSIEDPEIFLKTNVLGTGVLLDACKKYGIKRYHQVSTDEVYGDLPLDRTDLFFTEETPIHTSSPYSASKASADLLVQSYYRTFKVPVTISRCSNNYGPYHFPEKLIPLIIANALNDKDLPVYGKGENVRDWLYVQDHCIGIDKIIHNGKIGEVYNIGGHNEKTNLEVVKTILKELGKSEDLIKYVTDRPGHDMRYAIDPTKIKNELNWEPETSFNEGIKKTIKWYLDNTSWWENIINGEYKNYYKKMYEKKNK